The Nostoc sp. 'Lobaria pulmonaria (5183) cyanobiont' genome window below encodes:
- a CDS encoding cupin gives MKGKDWLLRGDGQYQACRSVRAWDLLRENYRLYRFLTEVEDVLNSVDDEASRLPELQMLVRRLIVNSYWVQSQYLEPSPKTGTSVSLLYDELGFPLTVQTVTFAPGTRSTIHNHGTWGIVAVLKGQEKNTFWQRTNSPEFQDKIEQTGELTLFPGDIISFTPDAIHCVEAMGDEPTVTFNVYGETDPNERFEFDPVKYSAKNF, from the coding sequence ATGAAAGGTAAGGATTGGCTGCTAAGGGGGGACGGTCAGTATCAAGCCTGTAGATCTGTGAGAGCATGGGATTTATTGAGAGAAAATTACCGCCTTTATCGGTTTTTAACTGAGGTGGAAGATGTTCTCAATAGCGTTGACGATGAAGCCAGTCGTCTACCAGAACTTCAGATGCTCGTAAGGCGCTTGATAGTAAATTCTTACTGGGTGCAAAGTCAATATTTAGAGCCTTCGCCCAAAACGGGAACCTCTGTTTCACTCCTATACGATGAATTGGGTTTTCCGTTGACAGTGCAAACAGTAACATTTGCGCCGGGAACCCGTTCAACCATTCATAATCATGGGACATGGGGAATAGTAGCGGTGTTAAAAGGTCAGGAAAAAAACACTTTTTGGCAACGCACCAATAGCCCAGAATTTCAGGACAAAATTGAACAGACGGGAGAGTTAACTCTATTTCCAGGAGACATTATTAGCTTTACTCCCGATGCAATTCACTGTGTAGAAGCAATGGGTGATGAACCAACCGTAACTTTTAATGTCTACGGCGAAACCGATCCGAATGAAAGATTTGAGTTTGATCCGGTTAAATATAGTGCTAAAAACTTTTAG
- a CDS encoding ArsC/Spx/MgsR family protein, protein MARVIFYSKPGCKGGTKQKVLLTAAGHEVIPYNMLTEPWTVERLRSFFGDRPVAEWFNLSSPKIKSGEIVPEKTDAQTALQLMLKEPLLIRRPLLEIGDRREVGFDVQKIDTWIGLQAVDESLQEISDKLMNQDLQNCSHGKEHSHHHSH, encoded by the coding sequence ATGGCAAGAGTAATTTTCTATAGCAAACCAGGCTGTAAAGGTGGTACTAAGCAAAAAGTTTTACTAACAGCTGCCGGACATGAGGTGATACCATACAATATGTTAACAGAACCTTGGACAGTTGAGCGGTTGCGTTCATTTTTTGGCGATCGCCCCGTTGCCGAATGGTTTAATCTTTCCTCCCCCAAGATAAAATCTGGTGAAATAGTTCCTGAAAAAACTGATGCCCAAACCGCTTTGCAGTTGATGCTGAAAGAACCACTGTTAATTCGCCGTCCTTTGTTAGAAATAGGCGATCGCCGTGAGGTAGGATTTGATGTCCAAAAGATTGATACTTGGATTGGCTTACAAGCTGTGGATGAATCCTTGCAAGAAATCAGCGACAAGCTTATGAACCAAGATTTGCAAAACTGCTCCCACGGTAAAGAGCATAGTCATCATCATAGTCATTAA